AATCAGCAGCCGCGCCAAGTCGCGGGCCCCCTGATCCACCCGGCCCAGCGGCGTCAGCGCTTCGACGTAACCCATCGTCTTGCGCGCCGTACCCACCTGCAGCACGTAGCGGCGCCAGCGCTGGCCGTCGACCATCAGGGTTCCGAAAGCACCGTTGGCGCTGGGGGTCACGTGGGCATTGGTCAGCGGCAGCGGCAGCAGGTCCAGGTACGCGGGCGGCGCCGGATCGGACAGCGGCCTCTGCGGCCGCGTTTCGGGCAGGCCCGGGTCGCTGGGCGAGCGGTACATCAGTGCGCCGCTCGGCGCGTAGCTGCGCAGCACCATGACCGTACCGCCCTTGGTCTGCTCCGTGGTATCGGTCTCGAAGGCGTAGGACCGGCCGTAGGTCCGCATGCCGGACTCCACCAGCCGGGCACTGACCACCAGAATGCGGTCCAGCGCCAGGAACTGCTCACTGACCGAGGCGGTGTAGCCGACCAGCCCCACCGCCGTCAGCGTCAGGGCGCACAGCGTTCCGTACCAAAGGCTCAGCCGCAGCCGCAGCGTCACAGCCTACCCCTGACGCAGAACGTAGCCGACCCCCCGGATGGTATGGATCAGCCGGGTCTCGCCGTCGCCTTCCAGTTTCTGGCGCAGCTGCTTGACGTAGGTCTCGACCACATTGGGATCGCCCAGGTAGCCCAGACCCCAGGCCCGGTCGAGCAGCACGGATTTGGACTGCACCCGCTCGGGCTGCTCCATGAACGCCTGCAGCAGCCTGAACTCCTGGGCAGTCAGGGTGATCTCCCGCCCGTCGCGGGTGACGCTGTGGCACGCCGGGTCCACCGTGAGATTCCCGAAGCGCAGGACCGCCGGGGCATCCGTCTCGCGCCGGCGCAGCTGGGCCCGCACCCGGGCCGCCAGCACGTCGAAGCTGAACGGTTTGGTGACGTAGTCGTCCGCCCCACCCTCCAGGCCGCGCACCTGCTCGTCGGGACGGTCCCGGGCGGTGAGCATTACTACCGGCAGATTGGCATCGACCCGCCGCAGGCGGCTGAGCACCTCCAGGCCGTCGAGCCCCGGCAGCATCACGTCCAGAATCACCAGTTCCGGCGGGCGGTCCCGGACCGCCGCGAGCCCCGCCTCGCCATCGGGCGCCGTCTCGACCAGAAAGCCCTCGTAGGACAGGCCGCGCTGCAGCAGGCTGCGCACGCCGGCGTCGTCGTCGATCACGAGGATTCTGGGGCTCATGCTCCCATTCTAGGCCCGCCGGGACGGGTGGGAGACGCCCTCAGCTGGCCCTCAGCTTTTTTCCAGCGGCGCGACAGTTTGCTCCTTTACCGTGCGGGTATGTCCCCTACAACCCAGGTCAAGGTGTGCTCGGCCCAGGTCGCCTCCTTCGGTGGCGTCGATCTCCGGCGCGTCAGCGTGTCGCTGGGGGGGCAGGCTCAGGTGCTGCTGGTGCGGGAGTACCAGCATGCCGCAGCCTACCTGCTGCAGCCGCACGCGGGCGGCCCGGATCTGGTCTCCCGCCAGGAGACGTCGGCGGCCCCGGCTCTGGTGCTGCGGGCCGAGTGGGGCGAGCCGCTGGGCCAGGTGCTGGGCGTCGAGACCGACTCCGGGTGCGGGCGGATCAGCGCCTACCTGCTGGTGCTGCGTCTGCCCGGAGGCGAGCAGCGCAGCGTGCGGGTGCGCACCCGCGACACCTTCTGGTGGCAGGGCCAGCTGTACTGCCGCAAGACCCGGACCCAGCAGCTGCGCGGCCTGCTGATGGGTCGGCAGTCCTCCAGACAGGCAGCCTGATCCCCGCGCGGACCGGACGGTAGCCGTTTTCCGAAGCAGAACGGAAGAACCCGACAAGACGACCTGGTCAAGCGCACGGGGAGGGTACGTTACCCTGAGGCAAGATGCCAGCCAACCTGCTCCTGCACCTGCATGTGGCGGCCAGGGAGCTGGCTGGCGCACGCCTGCCGGAGGTGGTGCAGCGCGTCACCGAGCAGGTGGTTGCCCAGACACTCCCGGGGTACCGGGTGCAGTTTGGCGCCCCGCTGGAGGCGCCGGACCCGGCGGCCCCGCTGGCGTTCGAGGCTGCGGAAGCGGGAGTGCGGCTCAGTGCGCCCGCCGGCGCCCCGGACCTGTCCGAGGAGGCGCGCGCCTATGCCCAGGTGCTGACTGACCTGGCGGGCGCAGCCCTGCGCCGCCTGGCCGAGGAGGCTTCGGAACGCGAGCACGCCCTGCGTTTCCGTCACATGGTCGAGGCCAGCCCCATCGGGGTAGCGGTCACCACGCTCGACGGCACCCTGGTGATGGTGAACGACACCTACCTGCGCCTGCTGGGGTACAGCCGGGCAGAGTTCGAAGCTGGCCTGGTGGACTGGCAGGCGCTGACACCGGAACCGGAACGCGACAAGGACCGGCAGATGTTCCGGGTGGCGCTGTCCGGGGGCCTCAGCCCCGGCTATGAGAAAGCCATGTACACCCGAAGCGGCGAACTCCGGCAGCTGCTGGTGACCCTGATCGCCTCGCAGGAGGCGGCGCGTAAGCAGGTGATCGCGTATGTGCAGGACATCACCGACCATCACACTGAACGCCGTGAGGGCCAGGCCCGCACCGCCGAGCTCGAACGTCAGGTGTCCACCCAGAGCCGCGAACTCGAAGATCACCTGTATGCCCTGCGGACCTTTGTGGAGTTCACGACCCAGGTCGCCTCCACCGGCGACCTGCCCACGCTGCTGGGTGCCGCGGAAGTGGTGCTCGCCGAGATGCTGGGGCACGGGGACCTGCTGTACGCCCGTGTCGACGGGCACCACGCCCATGTCACGGCATACAGCAGTGGTGTGCCGGAGCGCACCCGTGAGCGTTTTGCCGGCGGGTTCCGGCTGAGGCAGGACTTGATTCAGCGCGCCCTGCAGGGCGAGGAGATGGTCTTCTACGACCACTGGCAGCCCCTGAGGGACCGTGAAGGGCTGCTGTCGGGGTATCACGCGCTGGCGGTGTACCCGTATCTCCGGGACGGGCAGGTGGACGCGCTGCTGCTGCTGGCCAGTGCCCACGAGGTGTGGACCCCCGATGAGCACGCGATCCTGTTGGCGCTGGGGCGAAGCATGGGGCTGGCTGCGGAGCGGGTCATGCACGAACAGCGCCTGCAGGAACATTCGGATGCCGCGCAGGCCCGCACCCGGGCGCTGGAGGGCTTCGCCCAGCTGGCGCGTGACCTGGCCTTCGAAACGGACCAGTACGTGCTGGTCCGCCGGGCCCAAACCATCGTGGTGGACCTGATCAGCGAGGGTTTCGCCCAGTATTTCGAGGTTGAGGACGAACGCTGGTACATCCGTGCGCACACCGGCCAGATCGCGGCGCCGTCCACCGGCAATCCCCAGCTCGACGCACTGCTCGCGGGTGGACTGCCGTTCGGGCAGATCACGAACCTGAACCGACCGTGGCAAACCGGGCAGCCTTACTATCAGGACCGTTACGATCCGGCCGGTGACGGGGGCGTGCCTGGGACCGAGGTGCTCGGGTCGACCGCGACCATCCCGGTGATGGTTTACGGGCGCCCGTACGGGATCTTCGCCTACGGCACCTACCGGCCGCGGCACTGGTCCCGCACCGACCGGGCGGTGCTGGAGGCGGCCGGTCACCAGTTGGGGCTCGCCATCGAACGCGCCGAGCAGGCCCGGGTTCTGGAAACCCAGCGTCAGGCCCTGCAGGATGCCAACGAGGAACTTGAGGCCTTTTCCTATTCGGTATCGCACGACCTGCGCACGCCGGTGCGGCACGCCAAGAGCTTCTCGGAACTGGCCACCCGGGCGCTGCAGTCTGGTCAGCCCGACAAGGCCGGCCATTACCTGGGGCTGGTCACACAGGCCACCGACCGCATGACGGTACTGATCGACGCGATGCTGGACCTGTCGCGCACCTCACGCCAGGACCTGATGATCGAGGAGGTCGACCTGGACGGCCTGGTCAGGCTGGTGGTCGAGGACCTGCGCGCCGACCCGGCGGCCCGGAAGGTCGACTGGCAGATCGGTCCGTTGGGGCACGTCCGGGGCGACTGGCAGCTGCTGAGCCAGGTGCTGAACAACCTGCTGAATAATGCCATCAAGTTTTCGCGCACCCGGCCTGCCCCCCGCGTGCAGATCTCGGCCGAGCATCACCCGACCAACGTTACGCTGCACATCCAGGACAATGGGGTCGGCTTCGACGAGCGGTATATCGGCAAGCTGTTCCGGGTCTTCCAGCGGCTGCATCACCACCACGAGTTCGAAGGCACTGGCGTCGGGCTGGCCAACGTGCGCCGGATCGTGACCCGCCACGGCGGCACGGTCTCGGCGAAAAGCCGGCTGGGCGAGGGAGCCACCTTCAGCGTGTGCCTGCCCAAAGCGCTGCCGCACGACGCGGAGCCGCATTCTGCCCCAGGCTGAGTTGTGCGCCGCGGCGAGGCGGCCTGAACCTCTGACCGAAAATGGGGCCAAACTGAACCCTTCATGCCCCATTGACGGGTCGGAGGCCGATGGTCAGCCCACCATGCCGAATCTCGAAGGAATATTCCGAAGTGTTTAGACAACTAGTTTAAAATTCAGTACGGCTTCATGAAAGAGAGTCTTTTTGGGGCGGCCGACGTAATAGCGTAGGCGGCATCTTCGGTGGGCTCCTCGCAGACGGGCACACCGCTTCCTTTTGTCGCGTTCAGGGTCCCGGCAACACCGGGTCCGCTGTCTTTTCCCTGCCAGGAGCCCTCCCGTGTCCCTCTCGTTCAAAGCCCTGTCGTCGCTGCGCCATGTGCCCGGATTCCCCCAGTTCACCATCTCGGCGCTGCTGCTTGGTACCGCCGCTTCGTTCGCTGTGCCGTACATGCCGCTCTTTGCCCGCAATGAAGCTGGGATGTCCCCGCTGCTGCTGGGGATCTTCATGACCCTGATGTCGCTCAGCGGTGTCCTGATCAGCACCGTGCTGGCGCGCTGGTCGGACCGTGGAGCCCGGAACAAGCCGGTCATGCTCGCGGCGATCGTCAGCGCGGCTCTCGGGTATGTGCTGCTGTGTACCACCCGCAGCTACGTGCCGCTGGTCCTGATCGCTAGCGTATTTCTGGGGACCGGCGCGGCGGCCTTTCCCCAGCTGTTCGCCTTTGCCAAAACACACTTTGCCCTGGCGGGTGAGGATCTGGCCGACCGGAGCATGATCACGCTCCGGTCGATGTTCTCGGTCGCGTGGATGCTGGGACCCGCCGCGGCCGCCGTCATCCTGGAGGTCGCGGGATTCACGGGGCTGTTTCTCTCTGCCGCGGCGTGCTATCTGCTGGTGGGTCTGCCGCTGCTCTGGGCACGGTCCCGCCCTGTGGCCAGAACGTCCACACCCGCGCCCGTCACCTCCACGGACGACGCGGGCCCGAAGCGGCCGCTGACCCTGGTGGCGCTGAGCTTCGTGCTGTTCGGAATGTCGAACACCATGGGCTTTATCGCACTGCCGCTGCACGTCACCGGAGCCATGGGGGAGCCGAGCAGCACGGTGGGCTGGCTGATCGGGCTGTGCGCGTTCCTGGAGATCCCGTTTATTCTCAGCTTCGCGCTCTTTTCGGGCCGGTTTTCCAACGAACGGCTGATCACCCTGAGCCTGGGCCTGTTCGTGGCCTACTTCGTCATGATGGCGGCCGCTCCCGCGGTATGGATGCTGGCAGTGGCCCAGCTGATCCGCGCGGCGGTGATTGCGGTGATGACCACCCTGGGCATGGCCTATTTCCAGGAACTTATGCCCAACCGCACAAGCACCGCGCTGACCCTGTATGCCAATACGAACAGCATCGGCGCGGTGCTGGCCGGGGTCGTGTCGGGTGCCTTCGCTCAGGCGTTCGGGTATCAGGCGGTCTTCGTGCTGTGCGCGGCGATGACCGGCGCGGCCTTCGTCCTGCTGTATGTGGTCACCCGGCGCCCGGCGCAGCAGCCGGCCCTCGCCCCCTCACAGGCCAGCGCGGCCGACTGAGCCGGGCGCTGCGGGGGGCCATTACCCGGTGCGTCACACGTACCGGAGGCCCCACCACCGTACAGGGAATCCCCGCTCTCTCCTGACTGGGGACAGGAGGCTAAGGCCGCCTTCAGTTGTCGACGAAGATGTCCAGGGGCAGGAAGGCGCTCACAGTGTAGTTCGGCGCGTCCACCACCTGGCTGATTTTCAGGTCGACGCAGGCGCTGGCCAGCACGTAGGCTTCCTCCAGCGTGAATCCGCGGGTCTGAATGCGCCGCAGCATCGCCCGCAGAGCAATGCGCGCGGCCGTCATCAGGTCGGGGTCGTGCCCGCTGGTGCCGTGCCAGCGTCCGCTTGCGCCTCCGGAGGTCGGCGTGATGAATTCCGGCGTGGTCAGTCCCGTGCCGCGCTCCACACCCAGACACACGGTGAGCTGGCCCGCCATCTCGATGCCGGTGCCCGACAGTTCGCCGTCACCCTGCGCGGCATGCAGATCGCCCACTGACAGCAGCGCGCCTTCAACCTCGACCGGCAGGTACAGGGTGCTGCCTGCGACCAGCTGGCGGATGTCCATGTTGCCCCCGACGTGGCGGGGGGGCGCGGTCGCGTGGTCGCCGGGCTCGGCGAGGGCCACGCCGACGACGCCGGGAAAAGGGGAGAGCGGCAGGCGGACGCCGGGTCCGAAGCTGGCGTGTGTTCCTTCCCGCAGGTCCCAAAAGTGGGTGTAGGGCTGCAGGCCCTCTTCGCCCAGTGCGGCGTCCAGCAGGCCGATGCCGTCCGGGCGG
This window of the Deinococcus malanensis genome carries:
- a CDS encoding sugar efflux transporter, translated to MSLSFKALSSLRHVPGFPQFTISALLLGTAASFAVPYMPLFARNEAGMSPLLLGIFMTLMSLSGVLISTVLARWSDRGARNKPVMLAAIVSAALGYVLLCTTRSYVPLVLIASVFLGTGAAAFPQLFAFAKTHFALAGEDLADRSMITLRSMFSVAWMLGPAAAAVILEVAGFTGLFLSAAACYLLVGLPLLWARSRPVARTSTPAPVTSTDDAGPKRPLTLVALSFVLFGMSNTMGFIALPLHVTGAMGEPSSTVGWLIGLCAFLEIPFILSFALFSGRFSNERLITLSLGLFVAYFVMMAAAPAVWMLAVAQLIRAAVIAVMTTLGMAYFQELMPNRTSTALTLYANTNSIGAVLAGVVSGAFAQAFGYQAVFVLCAAMTGAAFVLLYVVTRRPAQQPALAPSQASAAD
- a CDS encoding PAS domain-containing sensor histidine kinase, with translation MPANLLLHLHVAARELAGARLPEVVQRVTEQVVAQTLPGYRVQFGAPLEAPDPAAPLAFEAAEAGVRLSAPAGAPDLSEEARAYAQVLTDLAGAALRRLAEEASEREHALRFRHMVEASPIGVAVTTLDGTLVMVNDTYLRLLGYSRAEFEAGLVDWQALTPEPERDKDRQMFRVALSGGLSPGYEKAMYTRSGELRQLLVTLIASQEAARKQVIAYVQDITDHHTERREGQARTAELERQVSTQSRELEDHLYALRTFVEFTTQVASTGDLPTLLGAAEVVLAEMLGHGDLLYARVDGHHAHVTAYSSGVPERTRERFAGGFRLRQDLIQRALQGEEMVFYDHWQPLRDREGLLSGYHALAVYPYLRDGQVDALLLLASAHEVWTPDEHAILLALGRSMGLAAERVMHEQRLQEHSDAAQARTRALEGFAQLARDLAFETDQYVLVRRAQTIVVDLISEGFAQYFEVEDERWYIRAHTGQIAAPSTGNPQLDALLAGGLPFGQITNLNRPWQTGQPYYQDRYDPAGDGGVPGTEVLGSTATIPVMVYGRPYGIFAYGTYRPRHWSRTDRAVLEAAGHQLGLAIERAEQARVLETQRQALQDANEELEAFSYSVSHDLRTPVRHAKSFSELATRALQSGQPDKAGHYLGLVTQATDRMTVLIDAMLDLSRTSRQDLMIEEVDLDGLVRLVVEDLRADPAARKVDWQIGPLGHVRGDWQLLSQVLNNLLNNAIKFSRTRPAPRVQISAEHHPTNVTLHIQDNGVGFDERYIGKLFRVFQRLHHHHEFEGTGVGLANVRRIVTRHGGTVSAKSRLGEGATFSVCLPKALPHDAEPHSAPG
- a CDS encoding response regulator transcription factor, which codes for MSPRILVIDDDAGVRSLLQRGLSYEGFLVETAPDGEAGLAAVRDRPPELVILDVMLPGLDGLEVLSRLRRVDANLPVVMLTARDRPDEQVRGLEGGADDYVTKPFSFDVLAARVRAQLRRRETDAPAVLRFGNLTVDPACHSVTRDGREITLTAQEFRLLQAFMEQPERVQSKSVLLDRAWGLGYLGDPNVVETYVKQLRQKLEGDGETRLIHTIRGVGYVLRQG
- a CDS encoding acetamidase/formamidase family protein, yielding MTDHVLDASHIHTSWNRDLAPALRAQPGDRVTFDTLDASGGAVARRVASGELDAPEGLRALIEQDAYPALAGPRGHPLTGPVFVEGVMPGDALVIEILEVRAAAWGWTGCRPDGIGLLDAALGEEGLQPYTHFWDLREGTHASFGPGVRLPLSPFPGVVGVALAEPGDHATAPPRHVGGNMDIRQLVAGSTLYLPVEVEGALLSVGDLHAAQGDGELSGTGIEMAGQLTVCLGVERGTGLTTPEFITPTSGGASGRWHGTSGHDPDLMTAARIALRAMLRRIQTRGFTLEEAYVLASACVDLKISQVVDAPNYTVSAFLPLDIFVDN